One window of the Gemmatimonadota bacterium genome contains the following:
- a CDS encoding twin-arginine translocase TatA/TatE family subunit, producing the protein MFSGIGMWELIFLFVIVLLLFGAKRLPEIGASLGKGIREFKGSLREIEGELKLPPEQEKGRPQQAQPQARAKEAEEEGGNGGEPRRLTTSQ; encoded by the coding sequence ATGTTCAGCGGAATCGGGATGTGGGAGCTCATCTTCCTCTTCGTCATCGTGCTCCTTCTCTTCGGCGCGAAGCGGCTCCCCGAGATCGGGGCGTCCCTGGGGAAGGGAATCCGAGAGTTCAAGGGCTCGCTCCGTGAGATCGAAGGCGAGCTGAAACTCCCGCCGGAGCAGGAGAAGGGCCGCCCGCAGCAGGCGCAGCCGCAGGCTCGCGCCAAGGAAGCGGAGGAAGAGGGGGGGAACGGTGGGGAGCCCCGGCGCCTGACGACGAGCCAGTAA
- a CDS encoding SurA N-terminal domain-containing protein: MLMRQMRQNTKIIMILVAFAFVALMVFEWGMDVSGRSVGGDLGRVGRTPVSVQAYQNVYQTLYDQVARSQSGPVSTAQNREIEDTAWNEVVNDILIRNELERRGIRVSDEEILARAQNDPPPQFRSDPAFQNAAGQFDLALYRQYISQQAQNPGFLLSLEEYYRQTIPREKLAFQVTAGIFVSDRELWERWKASRESVEVTALLIDPVTHVPDAAVTVTEEEISRYYRANADEFAVPGRAQVRYTFLDIRPTAADTTAARDRILTLREEILGGTPFAEVAERESDDVGSAMSGGDMGSWARGELLPQLDSAAFSLPVGEVSEPVLTTAGVHLLEVISREEDQAELRHILIEVVRTDESEIALFTQADSLETLGERRSLAEAAAAFGLDVLTGEITEESATLAGVGNAAEGQDWIFLDAEGGGAVSPLFESPDAFYMLEIVSLAPAGTLTVAEASSRIEADIRAERKLELAMNEARGWATELRNGAISLEELAARLGRPVVHEGPFARTTIVPNLGQSTPAIGAAFGAPVGEIAGPVIAGNRIAILRVEARTEADREAWEAQKDVQRSEVTLQIEQERLGKWIEGLRETIRIVDNREAYFRAAEEMQANMPFGGLGY; encoded by the coding sequence ATGCTGATGCGGCAGATGCGCCAGAACACGAAGATCATCATGATCCTCGTGGCCTTCGCGTTCGTGGCGCTGATGGTCTTCGAGTGGGGGATGGACGTGAGCGGGCGCTCAGTGGGTGGAGACCTGGGGAGAGTCGGGCGCACGCCGGTTTCGGTGCAGGCCTACCAGAACGTTTACCAGACGCTTTACGACCAGGTCGCGCGCTCCCAGTCGGGGCCGGTTTCCACAGCGCAGAACCGGGAGATCGAGGATACGGCGTGGAACGAGGTCGTGAACGACATCCTCATCCGAAACGAGCTGGAGCGCCGTGGAATCCGGGTGAGCGACGAGGAGATCCTCGCCCGGGCCCAGAACGACCCGCCGCCGCAGTTCCGGAGCGATCCGGCCTTTCAGAACGCGGCGGGCCAGTTCGACCTCGCCCTCTACCGCCAATATATCAGCCAGCAGGCTCAGAACCCGGGTTTCCTCCTGAGCCTCGAGGAATACTACCGGCAAACGATCCCGAGGGAGAAGCTCGCTTTCCAGGTCACCGCCGGCATTTTCGTCTCCGACCGGGAGCTCTGGGAGCGCTGGAAGGCCTCCCGGGAGTCGGTCGAAGTCACCGCCCTCCTGATCGACCCCGTCACACATGTCCCCGACGCCGCGGTTACGGTCACCGAAGAGGAGATCTCTCGTTATTACCGGGCGAACGCGGACGAATTCGCGGTTCCGGGGCGGGCCCAGGTGCGTTACACCTTCCTCGACATCCGCCCCACCGCCGCGGACACCACCGCCGCACGCGATCGAATCCTCACCTTGCGGGAGGAAATCCTCGGGGGAACGCCCTTCGCGGAGGTGGCGGAACGGGAGAGTGACGACGTGGGCTCGGCGATGAGCGGCGGCGACATGGGGTCCTGGGCCCGGGGAGAGCTTCTCCCCCAGCTCGACTCTGCCGCCTTTTCACTCCCCGTGGGAGAAGTGAGCGAGCCGGTGCTGACCACGGCGGGAGTTCACCTCCTCGAGGTCATTTCGCGCGAGGAGGACCAGGCCGAGCTTCGCCACATCCTGATCGAGGTGGTCCGAACCGACGAATCGGAGATCGCGCTCTTCACCCAAGCCGACTCCCTGGAGACACTGGGCGAGCGGCGCAGCTTGGCGGAGGCTGCCGCGGCCTTCGGGCTCGATGTGCTCACGGGAGAGATCACGGAGGAGTCGGCCACGCTCGCGGGGGTCGGGAACGCGGCTGAAGGGCAGGACTGGATCTTCCTCGACGCGGAAGGCGGAGGCGCTGTCAGCCCCCTCTTCGAAAGCCCCGACGCCTTTTACATGCTGGAGATCGTCTCTCTCGCCCCGGCCGGCACTCTCACCGTCGCCGAGGCATCGAGCCGGATCGAGGCGGACATCCGGGCGGAGCGGAAGCTCGAACTCGCGATGAACGAGGCGCGCGGCTGGGCGACCGAACTCCGAAACGGAGCCATCAGTCTCGAGGAACTCGCGGCCCGGCTGGGGCGTCCGGTGGTCCACGAGGGCCCGTTCGCTCGAACCACGATCGTGCCGAATTTGGGGCAGTCCACGCCGGCAATCGGGGCCGCTTTCGGCGCCCCCGTCGGCGAGATCGCGGGGCCGGTCATCGCCGGGAACCGGATCGCCATCCTGCGCGTCGAGGCACGCACGGAGGCCGACCGAGAGGCCTGGGAGGCCCAGAAGGACGTTCAGCGTTCGGAGGTCACGCTCCAGATCGAGCAGGAGCGGCTCGGAAAGTGGATCGAGGGGCTCCGCGAGACCATCCGCATCGTGGACAACCGCGAGGCATACTTCAGAGCCGCCGAAGAAATGCAGGCGAACATGCCGTTCGGCGGTCTGGGATACTGA
- the aroQ gene encoding type II 3-dehydroquinate dehydratase: MKIVVIHGPNLQLLGTREPELYGAESLADVDRMISELAGELGVQVETFQSNHEGEILDFVARAAGSADGFLVNPGALTHTSVAFRDALVGVGRPFVEVHISNTAGREPFRAHSYLSPVAAGVVFGFGVQGYLLGFRGLASRLSGA; encoded by the coding sequence GTGAAGATCGTCGTCATCCACGGCCCCAACCTCCAGCTCCTGGGAACACGTGAGCCCGAACTGTATGGGGCGGAATCCCTCGCGGACGTGGATCGAATGATCTCCGAGCTCGCCGGCGAGCTCGGGGTCCAAGTCGAAACCTTCCAGTCGAACCACGAGGGGGAGATTCTCGACTTCGTGGCGAGGGCGGCCGGATCGGCCGACGGCTTTCTCGTGAATCCCGGCGCCCTGACGCACACGTCAGTGGCGTTCCGCGACGCCCTGGTCGGGGTCGGGCGGCCCTTCGTGGAGGTCCACATCTCGAACACGGCCGGCCGGGAGCCGTTCCGCGCTCACTCCTACCTTTCCCCCGTGGCCGCCGGGGTAGTGTTTGGATTCGGGGTCCAGGGCTATCTTCTTGGGTTCCGGGGGCTGGCGAGCCGGCTTTCCGGCGCCTGA
- the efp gene encoding elongation factor P, whose product MASTADFRNGLVLDMDGVLWAITYFQHVKPGKGGAFVRTKLKNVLTGQVVERTFRAGDKVSTVRLMRRPVNYSYTDGQFYFFMDQQTFEMIPISGDLIGAGQLRYLKENMECEGLVHDDRVIAVELPDFVVLQVTRTDPGLRGDTAQGGTKPATLETGAVIQVPLFIEEGDVVRVDRREDKYLERA is encoded by the coding sequence ATGGCCTCGACGGCGGATTTCAGGAACGGGCTGGTGTTGGACATGGACGGGGTCCTCTGGGCCATCACCTACTTTCAGCACGTGAAGCCCGGAAAGGGCGGCGCCTTCGTGCGGACGAAGCTGAAAAACGTCCTTACGGGCCAGGTCGTGGAACGGACGTTTCGTGCGGGAGACAAGGTGAGCACGGTGCGTCTCATGCGGCGTCCCGTGAACTACAGCTACACGGACGGCCAGTTTTATTTCTTCATGGACCAGCAAACCTTCGAGATGATCCCGATCTCGGGGGACCTGATTGGCGCTGGCCAGCTCCGATACCTGAAGGAAAACATGGAGTGCGAGGGGCTCGTGCATGACGATCGCGTGATCGCGGTGGAGCTCCCTGACTTCGTCGTTCTCCAGGTGACGCGGACCGATCCGGGCCTGCGGGGCGATACGGCTCAGGGCGGAACGAAGCCGGCGACGCTAGAGACGGGAGCGGTCATTCAGGTTCCCCTTTTCATCGAAGAGGGCGACGTGGTCCGGGTGGATCGCCGCGAAGACAAGTATCTGGAGCGAGCCTGA
- a CDS encoding tetratricopeptide repeat protein — translation MKTDALKEEARRFEQREEWGKALELYLQAIERQADEDEPEIALHNRVGDLQLRLGDVLGAVSSYNQAISLYLDAGLPNNAIAVCRKIIRNDPRRPDAFLRMARIRASQGLVVDARQNFLTYAEMMQAKGKSEEAIAALEELIAAARDDAETRELLADRLLRHERLDDALARLKEAYRIHARAGDEENASRILDRLRELAPDQPLPDADGPFPATPEFEEVPRDEAAGLAGFETTALGGEAEPEAAAREDEAAPVSGLEPAHDMFRTDAEAEFASGAETEAESEVPREWDDDLVSAEAEIEPEEDSSPLPFLTADAAELVGTHEDAEDYEEGPESWEAEAALELPDLVPALRERVASDPADGEGWLLLARELLEGGNEVEGGDALHRAHQAYAAGGDPRAAMQVAEELLILQPTRLDLRQRVVEYAHMTGDQDLLLDAFMELASALHGTGDTDHARAVLERIVKLAPGHERAGALLAEITPRQAPPPTKAAQPRAETSPPAKGAPPASPPSGDYVDLGALVLDEKGEETTRWVVPADAPSADEDADFKRTLQQFKAKVAENLSVDDAKAHYDLGTAYKEMGLMEEAIGEFQQALRADPANLAAFEVLGQCFLEKGEPQAAIRTLERGLRLPIQVEDDLLGIYYCLGNSHEVVGNTDSAKEFYERIFALDINFKDVTDRLRDLR, via the coding sequence ATGAAGACCGATGCACTGAAGGAAGAGGCGCGCCGTTTTGAGCAGCGCGAGGAGTGGGGAAAGGCTCTCGAGCTCTACCTCCAGGCGATCGAACGCCAGGCGGACGAAGACGAGCCGGAAATTGCGCTCCACAATCGCGTCGGCGACCTCCAGCTCCGGCTCGGGGACGTGCTCGGCGCGGTGAGCAGCTACAACCAGGCCATCTCGCTCTACCTCGACGCGGGTCTTCCGAACAACGCCATCGCCGTCTGCCGGAAGATCATCCGCAACGATCCCCGGCGTCCCGATGCCTTCCTCCGGATGGCAAGGATTCGTGCGTCTCAGGGGCTGGTCGTGGATGCGCGGCAGAACTTCCTCACCTACGCGGAGATGATGCAGGCGAAGGGGAAATCCGAGGAAGCCATCGCCGCGCTCGAGGAGCTCATCGCGGCGGCGAGGGACGATGCCGAGACGCGCGAGCTCCTGGCGGATCGCCTCCTCCGGCATGAGCGCTTGGACGATGCGCTCGCCCGCCTGAAGGAAGCATACCGGATCCATGCCCGCGCGGGCGATGAGGAGAACGCGAGTCGCATTCTCGACCGGCTGCGCGAGCTCGCGCCCGACCAGCCCCTTCCCGACGCCGACGGTCCTTTCCCCGCTACGCCGGAGTTCGAGGAGGTGCCGCGCGACGAGGCCGCAGGACTGGCCGGCTTTGAAACCACCGCGCTCGGAGGGGAGGCGGAGCCGGAAGCAGCCGCGCGTGAGGATGAAGCCGCGCCGGTCTCGGGCCTGGAACCCGCGCACGACATGTTCAGGACCGATGCGGAAGCCGAGTTCGCCTCCGGAGCGGAGACGGAGGCGGAATCCGAAGTCCCGCGCGAGTGGGACGACGACCTGGTCTCCGCCGAAGCGGAGATCGAGCCGGAGGAAGACTCTTCGCCTCTCCCCTTTCTGACCGCGGACGCGGCGGAGCTCGTCGGCACCCACGAAGATGCCGAAGACTATGAGGAGGGGCCGGAGTCGTGGGAGGCCGAGGCCGCTCTGGAACTTCCGGACCTGGTGCCCGCGCTCCGCGAGCGTGTGGCGAGCGATCCGGCGGACGGGGAGGGTTGGCTTCTTCTCGCCCGCGAGCTCCTCGAAGGGGGCAACGAGGTGGAAGGGGGTGACGCACTCCACCGTGCGCACCAGGCATACGCCGCCGGAGGCGACCCAAGGGCCGCGATGCAGGTCGCCGAGGAGCTCCTCATCCTCCAGCCAACGAGGCTCGATCTTCGCCAGCGCGTGGTCGAATACGCCCATATGACCGGGGATCAGGACCTCCTCCTGGATGCCTTCATGGAGTTGGCCTCCGCTCTTCACGGCACAGGCGACACGGATCACGCCCGTGCGGTCCTCGAACGCATCGTGAAACTCGCCCCCGGCCACGAACGGGCCGGTGCCCTCCTGGCCGAAATCACGCCGCGCCAGGCGCCGCCGCCCACGAAGGCCGCGCAACCGCGGGCGGAGACTTCGCCGCCGGCGAAGGGAGCCCCGCCCGCGTCTCCTCCATCGGGCGATTACGTGGACCTCGGGGCTCTCGTCCTCGACGAAAAGGGAGAGGAAACGACCCGCTGGGTCGTTCCCGCCGACGCTCCCTCCGCGGACGAAGACGCGGACTTCAAGCGCACTCTCCAGCAGTTCAAGGCGAAAGTCGCGGAAAATCTCTCCGTGGATGACGCCAAGGCGCACTACGATCTTGGGACCGCCTATAAGGAGATGGGGCTGATGGAGGAAGCGATCGGCGAGTTCCAGCAAGCGCTCCGCGCGGATCCCGCGAACCTCGCCGCCTTCGAGGTCCTCGGCCAGTGTTTCCTCGAAAAGGGAGAACCTCAGGCGGCGATCCGGACGCTCGAGCGCGGCCTCCGCCTCCCGATCCAGGTCGAGGACGACCTCCTCGGGATCTACTACTGCTTGGGGAACTCGCACGAGGTGGTGGGGAACACCGATTCCGCGAAGGAGTTCTACGAGAGAATCTTCGCACTCGACATCAACTTCAAGGATGTGACGGATCGCCTCAGGGACCTCCGGTGA
- a CDS encoding putative LPS assembly protein LptD: MTARSMRLPAPALAALVVVSFAARPGELKAQEPAAPSAAAVRADSLRNVVLDRLRGRREVGAPVEGDSVPPDSAAVEPGADPTVPAVVVVQPRIPAELPLGADSIMEALLRVEGFSSASYSGDRADFSAPSRRLVLQGTEERRATFSGDGNRLEADSSITYDDTVERIRTAGRTDFVPAVGAPVQSAVLIYDVAANRGTARDARTTYDEGARWIVQGDLDSVESGLLFASSARFTSCDLANPHSYFEASELKMVSNSILVAWPVRMYIEDVPVLWLPFIFQNLERGRSSGLLTPVFSMNDIVRTSSGYNRRLSNLGFYWSMSDYSDVTLALDWYSNNYTAVQTGMNYAWNRHFLTGSLNVKHYWGVSGRRELGLNTSNDWRPTERTNVRGGASFISSSEFLLQNSLDPREINQTVDSDVSVSRRFDFGNLTLGASRRQYLNEDRTELTLPSGSFSLSTLTLLGAPPQTARWYNNIGVTGSTSWSQRKVERGLDPEAEFSFSQTSNVRTQGSARGSMRVGDLSLSGSLQASEIVFGNVPGEFFPAGSESFGEFRSADLNWSASLSYLQRLIGSTTLTPNLSLDGQMLRVDSIAEATRFVEAPLRTRIGVTLQSDFYGFYPGFGPFETLRHKITPAITWSYSPEVEPTELQERVFGGGFARVQNVYGVSINQTWEAKAREGTDVAPVAGVAGLPIVADTTAGDAPPGAEVEAGLLVAEELEVIQGDAPLPQTGDDGGPGRLPPSRVVTLLALNTSALSYDKIVADSTGRFLDGFTTTTLSNTISSDYLRGLSLSFSHSLFDDFQRAEEGGARRFDPHLSQVSLGFGLNERSGLVTLLRRLLRIPATLPPEAEAPLPEEPEEAPGERAGFDANRVIPGGVGEMDERPRREGWDATLQYSLQRPRPTAVGAGDRFQTLSAQISFAPSENWTVDWRTSYDVEERRFNDHVVRLTRDLHEWEANFSFRQTITGNWSFQFEVALRANQDLRFDFEQRSLEGQGSGL, from the coding sequence GTGACCGCGCGATCCATGCGCCTTCCAGCGCCGGCTCTGGCCGCCCTCGTCGTCGTGAGCTTTGCCGCGCGCCCGGGCGAGCTTAAGGCGCAGGAACCCGCCGCGCCCTCTGCGGCCGCGGTGCGCGCGGATTCGCTCCGAAACGTCGTGCTCGACCGGCTCCGCGGACGGCGGGAGGTGGGAGCTCCCGTGGAAGGGGATAGCGTTCCGCCCGACTCGGCGGCGGTGGAGCCGGGAGCCGACCCCACGGTCCCCGCGGTCGTGGTCGTCCAGCCGCGCATCCCCGCGGAACTCCCCCTCGGAGCCGACTCGATCATGGAGGCGCTCCTCCGCGTCGAGGGCTTCAGCTCGGCCAGTTACAGCGGCGACCGGGCGGATTTCTCCGCCCCCTCGCGGCGCCTCGTCCTACAGGGGACCGAAGAACGTCGCGCGACCTTCTCGGGGGACGGAAATCGCCTCGAGGCGGATTCCTCGATCACCTACGACGACACGGTCGAGCGGATCCGGACCGCGGGCCGCACCGACTTCGTTCCCGCAGTGGGTGCGCCGGTCCAGAGCGCGGTTCTGATCTACGACGTCGCCGCGAACCGAGGAACCGCGAGGGACGCTCGGACGACCTACGATGAGGGCGCGCGCTGGATCGTGCAGGGAGATCTCGATTCGGTGGAGTCGGGGCTTCTCTTCGCGAGCTCCGCGCGCTTTACCTCTTGCGATCTCGCGAATCCGCATTCGTACTTCGAGGCGTCAGAGCTCAAGATGGTGAGCAACAGCATTCTCGTGGCGTGGCCGGTTCGCATGTATATCGAGGACGTCCCGGTGCTCTGGCTCCCCTTCATCTTCCAGAATCTCGAGCGGGGACGGTCGAGCGGGCTCCTCACGCCGGTCTTTTCGATGAACGACATCGTCCGGACGTCGTCGGGCTACAACCGACGGCTCTCGAACCTCGGGTTCTACTGGTCGATGAGCGACTACTCCGATGTGACCCTCGCGCTCGATTGGTACTCGAATAATTACACGGCGGTCCAGACCGGGATGAACTACGCCTGGAACCGGCACTTCCTCACGGGATCGCTGAACGTGAAGCACTATTGGGGAGTGAGTGGGCGCCGCGAGCTCGGGCTCAACACGTCGAACGATTGGCGTCCGACCGAACGGACGAACGTGCGCGGTGGGGCGAGCTTCATCTCCAGCTCCGAGTTTCTCCTGCAGAACTCGCTGGACCCGAGAGAGATCAACCAGACCGTGGATTCGGACGTGAGCGTCTCGCGGCGTTTCGACTTCGGGAACCTGACACTGGGCGCTAGCCGCAGGCAGTATCTGAATGAGGATCGAACGGAGCTCACCCTTCCCTCCGGAAGTTTTTCCCTCTCGACCCTCACCTTGCTCGGCGCGCCACCGCAGACGGCCCGTTGGTACAACAACATCGGCGTCACGGGCTCGACGAGCTGGAGCCAGCGGAAAGTGGAGCGCGGACTCGACCCGGAGGCCGAGTTCAGCTTCTCGCAGACCTCCAACGTGCGCACGCAGGGAAGCGCGCGTGGGAGCATGAGAGTGGGCGATCTCTCGCTCTCGGGATCCCTTCAGGCGTCGGAAATCGTCTTCGGCAACGTACCCGGCGAGTTCTTCCCCGCCGGGTCCGAAAGCTTCGGCGAATTCCGTTCCGCCGATCTCAACTGGTCCGCGTCCCTCTCCTATCTCCAACGCCTCATCGGTTCCACGACGCTGACTCCAAACCTCTCCCTTGACGGGCAGATGCTCAGGGTGGACTCGATCGCGGAGGCGACCCGATTCGTCGAGGCGCCGCTTCGGACCCGGATAGGCGTCACCCTCCAGAGCGACTTCTACGGATTTTATCCGGGCTTCGGGCCCTTCGAGACGCTCAGGCATAAGATCACCCCCGCGATCACCTGGTCGTATTCGCCGGAGGTGGAGCCCACGGAGTTGCAGGAGAGGGTCTTCGGGGGCGGATTCGCACGAGTTCAGAACGTCTACGGAGTCAGCATCAACCAGACCTGGGAGGCGAAGGCGCGCGAAGGGACGGACGTGGCGCCGGTCGCGGGTGTCGCGGGGCTGCCGATCGTCGCCGACACGACCGCCGGAGACGCGCCGCCGGGGGCCGAAGTCGAGGCGGGGCTCCTGGTGGCCGAAGAGCTGGAGGTGATCCAGGGGGACGCGCCCCTCCCTCAGACCGGCGACGACGGAGGCCCGGGCCGCCTGCCGCCTTCGCGGGTCGTGACCCTCCTCGCTCTGAACACCAGCGCGCTCAGCTACGACAAGATCGTGGCGGATTCCACCGGGCGTTTTCTGGACGGCTTTACTACGACGACTCTCTCGAACACGATCAGCTCCGACTACCTGCGCGGGCTCAGCCTCTCCTTCTCTCACTCCCTCTTCGATGATTTCCAACGAGCGGAGGAGGGCGGGGCCCGGCGCTTCGACCCACACCTCTCACAGGTCAGCCTCGGCTTCGGCTTGAACGAGCGTTCCGGTCTGGTAACCCTTCTCCGCAGGCTTCTCCGGATTCCGGCGACTTTGCCCCCCGAGGCGGAAGCGCCGCTTCCCGAGGAGCCGGAGGAGGCCCCAGGCGAACGGGCCGGATTCGACGCGAACCGGGTGATTCCGGGAGGGGTCGGGGAGATGGATGAGCGGCCACGCAGGGAGGGATGGGATGCCACACTCCAATATTCCCTCCAGCGACCTCGCCCGACCGCCGTCGGGGCCGGTGACCGCTTCCAGACACTCTCCGCGCAGATCTCCTTCGCGCCTTCCGAGAACTGGACGGTGGACTGGAGGACCTCTTATGACGTGGAAGAGAGGCGGTTTAATGACCATGTCGTCCGGCTGACCCGCGACCTGCACGAGTGGGAGGCGAATTTCAGCTTCCGCCAGACGATTACGGGAAACTGGTCCTTCCAGTTCGAGGTTGCGCTTCGCGCAAATCAGGACCTTCGCTTCGACTTCGAGCAAAGGAGCTTGGAAGGGCAGGGGTCGGGCCTCTGA
- a CDS encoding polyprenyl synthetase family protein: MRERLDGVVEEIRRIIHSDFEIQEEVNDYLLKMRGKFFRPTLLLLTSQVGDRPHEDALPLAAVVELVHLATLVHDDAVDHSVLRRGLPTVNQLWNHQVAIIAGDFLYSRSVLELTRVGRLDAIRALAAASNEMSVGELRQLVSFDALDFTEEDYYRLISCKTASLMGASCEIGALVGIEGYREPYRRYGEALGMAFQIADDLLDYEGSEERTGKPVGHDLRERKVTLPLVEALRRCGPDDRERVRSFFTQVEPSDEEISAIVELVRTAGGLEYARERARHYAEIAGAALAEVPERGEARDALQAAIGYAVERSR, encoded by the coding sequence GTGCGGGAACGGCTCGACGGCGTCGTCGAGGAGATCCGCCGGATCATCCACTCGGACTTCGAGATCCAGGAGGAGGTGAACGACTACCTCCTCAAGATGCGCGGCAAGTTTTTTCGCCCCACCCTCCTCCTCCTCACGAGCCAGGTCGGGGACCGTCCCCACGAGGACGCCCTCCCCCTCGCCGCGGTCGTGGAGCTCGTGCATCTCGCGACGCTCGTTCACGATGACGCCGTGGATCATTCGGTCCTCCGCCGCGGGCTTCCGACGGTCAATCAGCTCTGGAACCACCAGGTCGCGATCATCGCGGGGGACTTCCTTTATTCGCGTTCGGTCCTGGAGCTCACGCGGGTGGGGCGGCTCGATGCGATCCGGGCGCTTGCGGCGGCCTCGAACGAGATGAGCGTCGGGGAGCTTCGCCAGCTCGTTTCCTTCGACGCGCTCGACTTCACCGAAGAGGACTACTACCGTCTGATCTCGTGCAAGACTGCTTCGCTCATGGGCGCGTCCTGCGAGATCGGGGCGCTCGTCGGGATCGAGGGGTACCGGGAACCCTACCGGCGATACGGGGAGGCTCTCGGCATGGCTTTCCAGATCGCGGACGACCTCCTCGATTACGAGGGGAGCGAGGAACGTACGGGGAAGCCGGTTGGGCACGATCTCCGGGAGCGGAAGGTGACCCTCCCTCTCGTGGAGGCCCTCCGCCGATGCGGCCCCGACGACCGGGAGCGGGTGCGGAGCTTTTTCACCCAGGTCGAGCCTTCCGATGAGGAGATCTCCGCTATCGTGGAACTGGTCCGGACTGCCGGGGGGCTTGAATATGCACGGGAGCGGGCGCGCCACTACGCCGAGATCGCCGGGGCGGCGCTCGCCGAGGTTCCCGAGCGGGGGGAGGCCCGGGATGCCCTCCAGGCGGCGATCGGGTACGCCGTCGAACGGTCCCGATGA
- the ftcD gene encoding glutamate formimidoyltransferase yields the protein MIPVLEAVPNFSAGRDRPLLDRLIRAAEDRGADVLDASADADHNRAVITFVGPPDVVEESAVALAELAVEAIDLREHRGVHPRIGALDVLPLVPLVGLTMDEARASARRVGERLAAEVGLPVYFYGESSEPPGRRLAELRRGGFESLARGFPEGRRPDLLPQGWSHAGAHPSAGAVCVGARPLLLAWNVEVEGLSRDALEELARSLREKSGGFPGLRALGFVRGPQALMQISMNFEDVARRSPFEVFEAVETRVVEWGGRIVETEVVGLIPDRLLLEAGADRLTLRGPGMDRVLEHRLLNHVTDRVAREVDLLERSVLPHRSVLPAEVSDAVNRLVRALSNRRFRDLEP from the coding sequence ATGATACCTGTGCTGGAGGCGGTGCCCAACTTCAGCGCGGGACGGGACCGACCCCTTCTCGATCGCTTGATTCGAGCCGCCGAGGACCGGGGTGCGGACGTGTTGGACGCGTCGGCCGACGCGGATCATAACCGGGCCGTGATCACGTTCGTGGGACCGCCCGACGTCGTCGAGGAATCCGCGGTGGCCCTCGCCGAGCTCGCCGTGGAGGCGATCGACCTGAGGGAGCACCGGGGGGTTCACCCCCGGATCGGGGCGCTCGACGTCCTCCCCCTCGTTCCACTCGTCGGTCTCACCATGGATGAGGCCCGAGCCTCGGCCCGGCGCGTGGGGGAGCGGCTCGCCGCCGAGGTCGGCCTGCCGGTCTATTTTTACGGAGAGTCCTCGGAACCGCCGGGGCGGCGGCTGGCCGAGCTGCGACGCGGGGGATTCGAATCGTTGGCCAGGGGGTTTCCCGAGGGGCGGCGGCCCGACCTCCTTCCGCAGGGGTGGAGCCATGCCGGAGCGCATCCCTCCGCCGGGGCCGTCTGCGTGGGGGCTCGACCCCTTCTGTTGGCCTGGAACGTCGAGGTCGAGGGACTGTCCCGCGATGCCCTCGAAGAGTTGGCCCGAAGCCTGCGGGAGAAGTCGGGCGGCTTTCCGGGCCTTCGCGCCCTCGGTTTCGTTCGGGGCCCGCAAGCGTTGATGCAGATCTCGATGAACTTCGAGGACGTCGCGCGCCGGAGTCCCTTCGAGGTCTTTGAGGCCGTCGAGACCCGGGTCGTGGAGTGGGGTGGAAGGATCGTGGAGACGGAGGTGGTGGGGCTCATTCCCGACCGTCTCCTGTTGGAGGCGGGAGCCGATCGCCTGACGCTGCGGGGACCGGGAATGGACCGTGTCCTCGAACACCGGCTGCTGAACCATGTGACGGACCGGGTCGCGCGCGAAGTGGATCTCCTCGAGCGTTCCGTCCTTCCGCATCGGAGTGTGCTTCCCGCAGAGGTATCGGACGCCGTGAATCGACTCGTGCGGGCCCTCTCGAACCGAAGATTCCGGGACTTGGAGCCATGA